A section of the Phaseolus vulgaris cultivar G19833 chromosome 8, P. vulgaris v2.0, whole genome shotgun sequence genome encodes:
- the LOC137824070 gene encoding pentatricopeptide repeat-containing protein At1g56690, mitochondrial-like has product MGHHGRATMLWSMLVQVRLQCTTANAIARYARIGKLDHARKVFDETPLPLRTISSWNAMVAAYFEARQPREALCLFERMPHRNTVSWNGLISGHIKNGMLLEARRVFDVMSDRNVVSWTTMVRGYVRNGDVAEAERLFWQMPHKNVVSWTVMLGGLLQEARIEDARKLFDMMPEKDVVAVTNMIGGYCEEGRLEEARALFDQMPKRNVVTWTAMVSGYARNGRVDVARKLFEVMPQRNEVSWTAMLTGYTHSGRMREASKLFEMMPVKLVVACNEMIMGFGLGGEVDKARRVFEEMKDRDDRTWSALIKVYERKGYELEALGLFRRMQREGVALNFPSFISVLSVCASLASLDHGKQVHAQLVRLEFDQDLYVASVLLTMYVKCGDLVRAKRVFDRFPLKDVVMWNSMITGYSQHGLGKEALNVFHDMGSSGVPPDDVTFIGVLSACSYSGKVKEGLELFESMKCKYQVEPEIEHYACLVDLLGRAGQVNDAMKLVEKMPMEPDAIVWGALLGACRTHMNLDLAQIAVDKLAQLEPKNAGPYVLLSNMYASRGRWEDVEVLRKKIKSRSVIKLPGCSWIEVEKKVHMFTGGDSKGHPELPVIMKMLEKLGGLLREAGYCPDGSFVLHDVDEEEKTHSLGYHSEKLAVAYGLLKVPKGMPIRVMKNLRVCGDCHSAIKLIAKVTGREIILRDANRFHHFKDGHCSCKDYW; this is encoded by the coding sequence ATGGGTCACCATGGTCGCGCCACTATGCTATGGAGCATGCTGGTGCAAGTGAGATTACAGTGCACCACTGCTAATGCCATCGCACGTTACGCGCGTATCGGTAAACTAGACCATGCTCGCAAGGTGTTCGACGAAACACCTCTCCCTCTCAGAACCATCTCTTCGTGGAACGCAATGGTAGCTGCGTACTTTGAAGCGCGCCAACCGCGCGAGGCCCTCTGCTTGTTCGAGAGAATGCCCCACAGAAATACCGTATCTTGGAACGGTCTCATCTCCGGCCACATCAAGAACGGAATGCTGCTTGAGGCGCGCAGGGTATTCGATGTAATGTCCGATCGCAACGTCGTTTCGTGGACTACTATGGTCCGTGGCTACGTGCGAAACGGCGATGTCGCTGAAGCGGAACGGCTCTTCTGGCAGATGCCCCACAAGAACGTGGTGTCGTGGACCGTTATGCTCGGCGGGTTGCTGCAAGAGGCTCGTATTGAGGATGCGCGCAAGCTGTTTGATATGATGCCTGAAAAGGATGTGGTAGCGGTTACCAACATGATTGGAGGGTATTGTGAGGAGGGTCGTTTGGAGGAGGCGCGTGCACTGTTTGATCAAATGCCGAAGAGGAATGTGGTTACTTGGACAGCCATGGTTTCCGGGTATGCAAGGAATGGGAGAGTGGATGTTGCGAGGAAGCTTTTTGAAGTGATGCCGCAGAGGAATGAGGTGTCTTGGACGGCTATGCTTACGGGTTATACTCATAGTGGGAGGATGAGAGAGGCTTCTAAGCTTTTTGAGATGATGCCGGTGAAGCTGGTTGTTGCTTGCAATGAGATGATCATGGGGTTTGGGCTTGGTGGTGAGGTGGATAAGGCGAGGCGTGTGTTTGAGGAAATGAAGGATAGGGATGATAGAACTTGGAGTGCCTTGATTAAGGTGTATGAGAGGAAAGGGTACGAGTTGGAAGCGTTGGGTTTGTTTCGGAGGATGCAGAGAGAAGGGGTTGCGCTGAATTTCCCTTCATTTATTAGTGTTCTTTCTGTGTGTGCCAGCCTGGCCAGTCTTGACCATGGTAAGCAAGTGCATGCCCAATTGGTGAGATTAGAATTTGATCAGGATTTATATGTTGCCTCAGTCTTACTTACAATGTATGTTAAATGTGGCGATCTTGTGAGAGCAAAACGTGTTTTTGACAGGTTTCCTTTGAAGGATGTAGTTATGTGGAACTCTATGATCACGGGTTATTCCCAGCATGGATTGGGGAAGGAAGCTTTGAATGTTTTCCATGACATGGGCTCCTCTGGAGTTCCACCAGATGATGTTACCTTCATCGGGGTTCTTTCAGCATGTAGCTATAGTGGCAAGGTGAAAGAAGGGCTTGAATTGTTTGAATCAATGAAATGCAAATATCAAGTGGAACCAGAAATTGAACACTATGCTTGCCTGGTTGATTTGCTAGGCCGAGCAGGCCAGGTTAATGATGCAATGAAACTCGTTGAAAAGATGCCAATGGAACCTGATGCTATTGTTTGGGGTGCATTGTTGGGAGCATGCAGAACTCATATGAATCTGGATTTGGCTCAAATTGCAGTTGATAAACTTGCACAGCTAGAACCTAAAAATGCTGGACCTTACGTCTTGCTTTCAAATATGTATGCGTCTAGAGGAAGATGGGAAGATGTTGAAGTCCTtaggaagaaaataaaatctaggAGTGTTATCAAATTGCCTGGTTGTAGTTGGATTGAGGTGGAGAAAAAGGTACATATGTTCACCGGGGGAGACAGCAAGGGCCACCCTGAGCTGCCTGTTATCATGAAAATGTTGGAGAAGTTAGGTGGATTGTTGAGAGAAGCTGGGTACTGTCCTGATGGTAGCTTTGTCCTTCACGATGTGGATGAGGAAGAGAAGACACATAGCTTGGGTTATCATAGTGAAAAGCTAGCTGTAGCATATGGACTCCTAAAAGTGCCTAAAGGAATGCCAATTAGAGTTATGAAAAATTTGCGGGTTTGTGGTGATTGCCATTCggcaattaaattaattgcaaaaGTTACTGGAAGGGAGATCATTTTGAGGGATGCTAATAGATTTCATCATTTTAAGGATGGTCACTGTTCTTGCAAGGACTATTGGTGA